From the genome of Desulfocurvus vexinensis DSM 17965, one region includes:
- a CDS encoding phage tail protein, with product MSDWFKDNLLGLLPPLYEHNDEAGDLRTFLSLPAGTLDEFKQAIDDFPTIFDVDHCDERFLPLLARLVGLEVDGTCSPDCQRRRVREAVEIYRRKGTIPAIERDFDALGWQGELQETFRSALRLNARSRLSSAKLPGLVFSLGVFRVLCLNQTEGLRDALVFHHPAGTRCFWLQFLLEWIEGGAMLDFGHANTVRRIVLAFLDETFVLGRSSLGSCRHLTNKQRAWELLQLTSTTEMIPEIDRAAVKVSRFHGRQNRMRLNHKALNDWRLPYTRVGEDRVSFCTPIYTGRDFEGDVLESGFGLGESHLNRKPLTHGETALRYCFRQKDFFFDTQAEPVERAEAKYDLRLPLESRHRLCFQLGRARLNEGLDLTANQGGISNLLLASTAGCDADVTLAVDRIDRWRRRGPVFRLNANTLNTRYLSNANLTGERASLEVYVDTGSLQRHRVETMKLGASPLNTTGLRLSVDRTRPMRVSRMRLNQAGFRWSRPSYRWLFRQQDLHAPTQAGFEAATNNYRATQWPT from the coding sequence ATGTCGGATTGGTTCAAAGACAATCTGCTCGGCCTGCTGCCGCCGCTTTACGAGCACAACGACGAGGCCGGTGACCTGCGCACCTTTCTGAGCCTTCCCGCCGGAACGCTCGACGAGTTCAAGCAGGCTATCGACGACTTCCCGACCATCTTCGACGTCGATCATTGCGACGAGCGCTTTCTGCCGCTGCTGGCGAGACTGGTTGGCCTCGAAGTGGACGGAACCTGTTCGCCGGACTGCCAGCGCCGCCGCGTGCGGGAGGCGGTCGAAATCTATCGCCGCAAGGGCACCATCCCGGCCATCGAACGCGACTTTGACGCGCTCGGTTGGCAGGGGGAACTGCAGGAGACCTTCCGCTCGGCTCTGCGTCTCAATGCCCGTTCCCGACTCAGCAGCGCCAAGCTGCCCGGGCTGGTGTTCAGCCTTGGCGTGTTTCGTGTGCTGTGCCTCAACCAGACCGAAGGGCTGCGCGACGCCCTGGTGTTTCACCACCCGGCGGGTACGCGCTGTTTCTGGCTCCAGTTCCTCCTGGAATGGATCGAAGGCGGCGCGATGCTCGACTTCGGGCACGCCAACACCGTGCGCAGGATCGTATTGGCATTTCTCGACGAAACCTTCGTCCTCGGACGTTCCTCGCTCGGTTCCTGCCGTCATCTGACCAACAAGCAGAGGGCCTGGGAGCTGCTGCAGCTCACCAGCACCACGGAGATGATCCCGGAGATCGACCGGGCCGCCGTGAAGGTTTCCCGTTTTCACGGCCGCCAGAACCGGATGCGCCTGAACCACAAGGCCCTCAACGACTGGCGGCTGCCGTACACCCGCGTGGGCGAGGATCGGGTTTCCTTCTGCACGCCCATCTATACCGGCCGCGATTTCGAAGGCGATGTGCTGGAAAGCGGCTTCGGGCTGGGTGAGAGCCATCTCAACCGCAAGCCGCTGACCCATGGCGAGACCGCGCTGCGCTACTGCTTCCGGCAGAAGGATTTCTTTTTCGACACGCAGGCGGAACCGGTCGAGCGGGCGGAGGCCAAGTACGACCTGCGCCTGCCCTTGGAATCCCGGCACCGCCTCTGCTTTCAGCTTGGCCGCGCCAGGCTCAACGAAGGTCTCGATCTCACCGCCAACCAGGGCGGCATCAGCAATCTGCTGCTCGCCTCCACCGCTGGCTGCGACGCGGACGTCACCCTGGCCGTCGACCGGATCGACCGATGGCGGCGGAGAGGGCCTGTGTTCCGGCTCAACGCGAACACCCTGAACACCCGGTATCTGAGCAATGCGAATCTGACCGGCGAACGGGCTTCGCTTGAAGTCTACGTGGACACGGGCTCTCTCCAGCGCCATCGGGTTGAGACCATGAAGCTGGGCGCAAGCCCGCTCAACACCACCGGCCTGCGCCTTTCCGTGGATCGGACCCGCCCCATGCGCGTCAGCCGCATGCGCCTCAACCAGGCCGGATTCCGCTGGTCGCGGCCTTCCTACCGTTGGCTGTTCCGTCAGCAGGATCTGCACGCGCCGACGCAGGCCGGGTTCGAGGCCGCCACCAATAATTATCGCGCCACCCAGTGGCCCACCTGA
- a CDS encoding baseplate J/gp47 family protein, producing the protein MGRASIGYINKDYESIRQELLAKIPQLTDRWTDFNHSDLGVVLLDLFCGVGDMLAYYLDAQAAEAFLPTARQRQNVINLCKLIGYRLDSPVASTTTLRFRLSAPLGKDLTIPAGTACRALLNDGEADFETVEDGLIPRGVLSADIPARQGVRRTETFTSTGLPFQRIRLTGDVIAQGTITVTVGDDAWSEVDHFQDSLADSRHFMADLDAFDISTLIFGDGQSGAVPAQGSAITVSYLQTIGDQGNLGPNRITQLLSPVYLDGGQVSLTVTNPVPATGGASRETLEHARRQAPAELRSLWKAVTLEDYQALAEGYPGVAKAKVLDTNACQNIRYYNVQLAIAPNGGGMPSALLKRDLAEFLERRKVITVEINLFDPIYRPVSIDAEVYIWPGEPLENVRSRIEAALTDFFSFDEVSFGQTIHFSDLVALIDGVRGVSHMHLYAPQQDIELRHGEIPVLGSVNLDLRRAG; encoded by the coding sequence ATGGGCCGCGCAAGCATCGGATATATCAACAAGGATTACGAATCGATCCGCCAGGAGCTGCTGGCGAAGATCCCGCAGCTCACCGACCGCTGGACCGATTTCAACCACTCCGATCTCGGCGTCGTCCTGCTCGATCTGTTCTGCGGCGTGGGCGACATGCTGGCCTACTACCTGGACGCCCAGGCGGCGGAGGCTTTCCTGCCCACGGCCCGCCAGCGGCAGAACGTCATCAACCTCTGCAAGCTCATCGGCTACCGGCTGGATTCGCCGGTGGCCTCCACCACCACGCTGCGTTTTCGGCTCTCCGCTCCGCTTGGCAAGGACCTGACCATTCCGGCGGGGACGGCCTGCCGCGCCTTGCTGAATGACGGCGAGGCGGATTTCGAGACGGTCGAGGACGGCCTGATCCCGCGAGGCGTGCTCTCTGCGGACATCCCGGCCCGGCAAGGCGTGCGTCGCACCGAGACCTTCACGTCGACGGGCCTGCCATTCCAGCGCATCCGCCTGACCGGCGACGTCATCGCCCAGGGCACCATCACCGTTACGGTGGGGGACGACGCCTGGAGCGAGGTCGATCATTTTCAGGACAGCCTGGCCGACAGCCGCCATTTCATGGCCGACCTGGATGCGTTCGACATCTCTACCCTGATTTTCGGCGACGGGCAAAGTGGCGCTGTACCCGCTCAGGGAAGCGCCATCACCGTCAGCTATCTGCAGACCATCGGAGACCAGGGCAATCTCGGCCCGAACCGGATCACCCAACTGCTGAGCCCGGTCTACCTCGACGGCGGCCAGGTTTCCCTGACCGTCACCAACCCGGTTCCCGCCACCGGCGGCGCTTCGCGGGAAACCCTCGAACACGCCCGCCGACAGGCACCGGCGGAGTTGCGCAGTCTCTGGAAGGCCGTCACCCTGGAGGATTACCAGGCCCTCGCCGAGGGTTACCCCGGCGTCGCCAAGGCCAAGGTGCTCGACACCAATGCCTGTCAGAACATCCGCTATTACAACGTCCAACTGGCCATCGCCCCCAATGGCGGCGGCATGCCCTCGGCGCTGCTCAAGCGGGACCTCGCGGAGTTTCTCGAGCGCCGCAAGGTCATCACGGTTGAGATCAATCTGTTCGATCCGATCTACCGCCCCGTTTCCATCGACGCCGAGGTCTACATCTGGCCCGGTGAACCGCTGGAAAACGTGCGCAGCCGCATCGAGGCAGCGCTCACCGATTTCTTTTCCTTCGACGAGGTCTCCTTCGGTCAGACCATTCACTTCTCCGACCTGGTGGCCCTGATCGACGGCGTGCGCGGGGTCAGCCACATGCATCTCTACGCGCCGCAGCAGGACATCGAGCTGCGCCATGGCGAAATCCCGGTTCTCGGCAGCGTCAACCTCGATCTGCGGAGGGCCGGTTGA